The following are encoded in a window of Sminthopsis crassicaudata isolate SCR6 chromosome 5, ASM4859323v1, whole genome shotgun sequence genomic DNA:
- the LOC141543952 gene encoding olfactory receptor 6C2-like, protein MNNHTSITLFILRGLTDDPQMQVLLFIFLFLTYIMSVAGNLTIITLTLVNPHLKTPMYFFLRNFSFLELSFTTVCIPRFLYNMSTGDYTVTYNACFTQLFFGILLGASEFFLLAAMSYDRYVAICKPLHYATIINNRVCNQLLLGCWVSGLMIILPPLGVGLQLEFCDSNIIDHFVCDASPLLEITCSDTHFIERMVLASAVLTLIITLVLVVLSYAYIVRTILRFPSAEQKKKAFSTCSSHMIVVSMTYGTCIFIYIKPSAKEGVALNKVVSVLATSVAPVMNPFIYTLRNKQVIQAFRDTLKKIALILKLGGN, encoded by the coding sequence ATGAACAACCACACAAGCATAACTTTATTCATTCTTCGGGGATTGACAGATGATCCACAGATGCAggttctgctttttatttttctgtttctgaccTATATCATGAGTGTAGCTGGGAACTTGACCATTATCACTCTCACTCTGGTGAATCCTCACCTTAAAACTCCCATGTACTTTTTCCTCAGGAATTTTTCCTTCTTAGAATTGTCATTTACAACTGTCTGCATTCCCAGATTCCTATACAACATGTCAACTGGGGACTATACTGTGACCTATAATGCATGTTTCACTCAATTATTTTTTGGAATCCTCCTTGGGGCCTCAGAGTTTTTTCTCTTGGCTGCCATGTCTTATGACCGCTATGTGGCTATCTGCAAACCCCTGCACTATGCAACAATCATAAACAACAGAGTCTGTAACCAGCTTCTCCTGGGTTGTTGGGTGTCCGGTTTAATGATCATCCTTCCACCACTTGGTGTAGGTCTTCAGCTAGAATTCTGTGACTCCAACATCATTGACCATTTTGTCTGTGATGCATCACCATTGCTGGAAATCACATGTTCTGATACTCATTTCATAGAGAGAATGGTTTTAGCCTCTGCTGTGTTGACACTCATCATCACCTTAGTATTAGTGGTTCTATCTTATGCCTATATTGTCAGGACTATTCTGAGATTCCCCTcagctgagcaaaaaaaaaaagccttttccacTTGTTCCTCTCACATGATTGTCGTCTCCATGACTTATGGAACCTGTATCTTCATCTATATCAAACCTTCTGCAAAAGAAGGGGTAGCTTTGAATAAGGTCGTGTCAGTACTTGCAACCTCAGTGGCACCAGTGATGAACCCATTTATTTATACCCTGAGGAATAAACAAGTGATACAAGCTTTTAGAGACACATTGAAAAAGATTGCATTGATTTTAAAGTTAGGAGGCAATTGA